A portion of the Staphylococcus felis genome contains these proteins:
- a CDS encoding YfhO family protein produces MKEKRKYKIRHWLKILILALAVGMIVYLPVLYRFLNEGIIYSGNGDGFKQMMPFQMFLYQHFIQFQSLYDVSFGLGGDYFTDLAYYYATSPVMYLNFLFVALSQWLFHTDPSQIEFWPGNQIFIAYLKCVIVFLVSYGMLREFKLRGQYQFLGALLFSTSTVLYYFNFTWSFFGDILIYLPLSIWGMERFFKQRQIGLFIVAITLTLFSNFYFSYYEMIALSGYLIYRMILTHPEDKVSRWNKLFLLIPAVIISLCMSSFGFLTGVHSFLNNDRLSNDVFISPIIDFSQKYHIFTNGFYITLSGIVLVALFSFKLYRYYYFKMFAIFTWILLIASFSPYFDSLFNGFSFPQRRWIYILALTSSVLVAIWFKHLAILNWRDYRLSLLPILILILATVAVSRGAMWWMIASALILIVIGAHIYRGRALSKKMIRIVLVLFICQQFILLINYHHNNIAPYQSKISDMHAADYHSSNLQNAIDSIVNRQESLERIDYMSSYAVNSSMIYHFNGLSLYSSIFDGEILQYYDKLMQINMEYDSNSTYRLLGDRANLYALWNVSDRIKSTPDSLTPYGMKHVQHIKEGSTEWDHSVNTIDYPSAHLTSKVYYPNQLKSPLDREQAMLQGIVTHQIPSNQTFQPNPNLLSKTTIAPRHAHQINNKLNVLEKDGGLDIKIPRTLQNRYKDFYIEMDIELLSPNQAHYLEVNDFHQRRTKLDYAYRRFVSPVTVRVPSEETLQIKLKKGTYRVNIKGIYGEDYQTLNHASKALTPVKVSQNSHSLVAEINPKENSYLVLPIPYRDGLKAYVDHQPRRVEKVNGIMTMVPVHKGESNVHVTYQLPHLWLYLGFTLIGLLGAFIYRAFIRKHHF; encoded by the coding sequence CTCAATGAAGGCATTATCTATAGTGGCAATGGTGATGGGTTTAAACAGATGATGCCTTTCCAAATGTTTTTATATCAACACTTCATACAATTTCAGTCATTATATGATGTTTCTTTCGGCTTAGGTGGTGACTACTTTACTGACTTAGCGTATTATTATGCGACTTCACCAGTCATGTATCTCAATTTTCTTTTTGTGGCATTGAGTCAATGGCTGTTTCATACAGATCCATCTCAAATTGAATTTTGGCCTGGCAATCAAATATTTATCGCATATCTTAAATGCGTCATTGTATTTCTAGTCTCTTATGGCATGCTTCGTGAGTTTAAACTGCGAGGGCAATATCAGTTTTTAGGCGCATTACTTTTTAGTACTTCTACTGTACTATATTACTTTAATTTCACTTGGTCTTTTTTTGGTGATATTTTAATCTATTTACCATTGTCTATTTGGGGAATGGAACGCTTTTTTAAACAGCGTCAAATAGGTCTATTTATTGTTGCTATTACACTGACGCTCTTTTCTAATTTTTATTTTAGTTATTATGAAATGATTGCACTATCAGGTTATCTAATTTATAGGATGATTTTGACACACCCTGAAGATAAAGTGAGTCGTTGGAATAAACTCTTTTTACTCATTCCAGCTGTAATCATTAGTTTATGTATGAGCTCATTTGGTTTTTTGACGGGCGTTCATTCATTTTTAAATAATGATCGTCTCTCAAATGATGTCTTTATTTCACCTATTATTGATTTTTCACAAAAATATCATATATTTACCAATGGCTTTTATATTACATTGAGCGGTATCGTATTAGTTGCACTTTTTTCTTTTAAACTATATCGATATTATTATTTTAAAATGTTTGCAATATTCACGTGGATATTATTAATCGCTTCATTCTCACCTTATTTTGATAGTTTATTTAATGGGTTTTCATTTCCACAAAGACGATGGATTTATATTTTAGCATTGACATCAAGCGTTCTAGTAGCAATATGGTTTAAGCATTTAGCAATTCTAAACTGGCGTGATTATCGTTTATCCTTATTGCCAATACTCATACTCATTTTGGCAACTGTCGCCGTGTCGCGGGGTGCTATGTGGTGGATGATTGCTTCAGCACTTATCCTCATTGTAATTGGTGCTCATATCTATCGTGGTCGAGCGTTATCTAAAAAAATGATACGCATAGTATTAGTCCTTTTCATATGTCAGCAATTTATTTTATTAATCAATTATCATCATAATAATATCGCACCATATCAATCAAAAATCAGTGATATGCACGCTGCTGATTATCATAGTTCAAATCTTCAAAATGCAATTGATTCTATTGTCAATCGTCAAGAATCTTTAGAACGGATTGATTATATGAGCTCATACGCTGTGAACTCGAGTATGATTTATCATTTTAATGGCCTTTCACTGTATTCAAGTATTTTCGATGGTGAGATATTACAATACTATGACAAACTAATGCAAATTAATATGGAGTATGATAGTAATAGTACGTATCGATTATTAGGCGATCGCGCTAATTTATATGCGCTGTGGAATGTAAGTGACCGTATTAAATCAACACCTGATTCATTAACACCTTATGGTATGAAACACGTACAACATATTAAAGAAGGTTCAACGGAGTGGGATCATTCAGTCAATACTATCGATTATCCAAGTGCACATTTAACATCCAAAGTTTACTATCCTAATCAACTCAAATCACCGTTAGATCGTGAACAAGCCATGTTACAAGGTATCGTGACTCATCAAATACCATCAAATCAGACATTTCAACCTAACCCAAATTTATTATCGAAAACCACCATTGCACCACGACATGCACACCAAATCAATAACAAGCTAAACGTATTAGAAAAAGATGGAGGATTAGATATTAAAATCCCAAGAACACTTCAAAATCGTTATAAAGATTTCTATATCGAAATGGATATTGAACTTTTGAGCCCAAACCAAGCTCACTATTTAGAAGTAAATGATTTTCATCAACGTCGAACAAAACTTGATTATGCCTATCGTCGTTTTGTATCACCTGTAACAGTCCGTGTCCCATCAGAGGAAACGTTACAAATTAAATTAAAAAAAGGAACTTATCGCGTCAACATTAAAGGGATTTACGGTGAAGATTACCAAACGCTAAATCATGCAAGTAAAGCACTCACACCGGTTAAAGTCTCACAAAATTCCCATTCACTTGTTGCTGAAATCAACCCAAAAGAAAATAGCTACCTTGTCTTGCCTATACCGTATCGAGATGGTTTAAAAGCTTATGTTGATCATCAACCACGACGCGTAGAAAAAGTAAATGGCATTATGACTATGGTTCCTGTTCATAAAGGGGAATCAAATGTTCACGTAACATATCAACTTCCACATTTGTGGTTATATTTAGGGTTCACTTTGATTGGATTGCTAGGTGCATTCATCTACCGTGCATTCATTCGAAAACATCACTTTTGA
- the rplS gene encoding 50S ribosomal protein L19 produces MTNHKLIEAVTQSQLRDDIPSFRPGDTLRVHVRIVEGTRERIQVFEGVVIKRRGGGISETFTVRKISSGVGVERTFPVHTPKIEKIEVKRRGKVRRAKLYYLRSLRGKAARIQEIR; encoded by the coding sequence ATGACTAATCACAAATTAATCGAAGCAGTAACGCAATCACAATTACGTGATGATATTCCATCATTCCGTCCAGGTGACACTTTACGTGTTCACGTACGTATCGTTGAGGGAACTCGCGAGCGTATTCAGGTTTTCGAAGGTGTTGTTATCAAACGTCGTGGAGGCGGAATTTCAGAAACTTTCACTGTTCGTAAAATTTCTTCTGGTGTAGGTGTAGAGCGTACCTTCCCAGTGCACACACCAAAAATCGAAAAAATCGAAGTTAAACGCCGTGGTAAAGTTCGTCGTGCGAAACTTTATTACTTACGTAGCTTACGTGGTAAAGCAGCACGTATCCAAGAAATTCGTTAA